The following are from one region of the Sorghum bicolor cultivar BTx623 chromosome 2, Sorghum_bicolor_NCBIv3, whole genome shotgun sequence genome:
- the LOC8086400 gene encoding putative disease resistance RPP13-like protein 3 isoform X1, with product MEKIMVSAACGVMNSLLRKLATLLEKEYMLLKDVKHNIIFLRDELTSMNLLLLKLSDIEDLDMQVKEWRNKVRELAYDIEDCIDNFMGNDRPNASLVRKTVGKIKKLWLRHDVGKQIQELRTRVVEESARRYRYKLDDSTSRPPVVEIDHRLKALYVETSKLEGIESPVEQIIQWLTRNGKQDQELNIMAIVGFGGLGKTTLAMQVYSKLKDKFDCTAFVSVSRGPSIKKILIDLLKDVGAAIDTTDDEMRLINKLREYLMKRRYFVVIDDLWDVSAWSFIKCAFYQNNCGSRIIVTTRKIDVAKACCFSSGDHIYEMQPLSVADSERLFFKRIFGSEERCPSHLKEASIKILRKCGGLPLAIITISSLLASKDLTLDQWNRVANSIGSTLENNPDIEVMRKILSISYFDLPHYLKTCLLYISIFPEDHTINKKSLIIRWITEGFVQEGYGQNAHDIGETYFNELINRRLIQPWYIDHDSGNVVTCRVHDMILDLIITRSVEENFVTLLNSQELTSSSQNKIRRLSIQCGDGEPPALVLEGSLVLSHVRSVTVFGHVKQLPSLSDMKALRMLDLEGCKELENHNLENIERLIQLKYLNLRETEITELPKQVVKLQCLDTLDIRNTGVSELPSAIIQLRQLARLFIDLDTRLPNGIGKMQNLEELTHVNACMYHMNFLKELALLSKLRELEISWDREGWDRDGTQVDKVSYEGILIRSFHILARHNLHSLTLHIMDEQGFHLHTWHPAPCAFRRLHFNMKLGKISVVPPWMGSLVNLKELSFRINRMTQDSLDILGDIPALRSLALHLEKRPKTKWWEDRSPEDWLRTQKGFESLNAFRFICDYWMGLIFEAGSMPKLEILDIEVPSADYFVTEKLGFDFGVNNLYCLNKVAFRFSHRGCSEEHEVAIRKAISRHRNRPALEIIRKRFFTGYD from the exons ATGGAGAAAATCATGGTGAGTGCTGCTTGTGGGGTGATGAATTCCCTGCTGCGAAAGCTTGCCACTCTACTAGAGAAGGAATACATGCTACTCAAAGATGTGAAGCACAACATTATCTTCTTAAGAGATGAGCTTACTAGCATGAACTTGCTCCTCTTGAAGCTGTCAGACATAGAAGATCTCGACATGCAAGTGAAGGAATGGAGGAATAAGGTACGAGAGCTAGCCTATGACATTGAGGATTGCATTGACAATTTTATGGGTAATGATAGGCCCAACGCAAGCCTTGTTCGGAAGACAGTAGGCAAGATAAAGAAGTTATGGCTGCGACATGATGTTGGCAAACAGATCCAGGAACTCAGAACCCGTGTTGTTGAGGAGAGCGCTCGCCGTTATAGATACAAGCTGGACGATTCAACCTCTAGGCCTCCAGTGGTGGAAATTGATCATCGCCTCAAGGCACTCTACGTTGAGACAAGCAAGCTTGAGGGCATTGAGAGCCCAGTGGAACAAATCATACAGTGGCTTACAAGGAATGGGAAACAAGATCAAGAACTAAACATAATGGCCATAGTGGGCTTCGGAGGTTTGGGCAAAACTACTCTTGCAATGCAAGTATACAGTAAACTCAAGGACAAATTTGACTGCACCGCTTTTGTGTCTGTGTCAAGAGGTCCCAGCATTAAGAAAATTTTGATAGACTTACTTAAAGATGTGGGAGCCGCCATTGACACTACAGATGATGAGATGCGACTTATCAACAAACTCAGAGAATATCTCATGAAAAGGAG GTATTTTGTAGTGATTGATGATTTATGGGATGTGTCGGCGTGGAGCTTTATCAAATGTGCTTTCTATCAGAATAATTGTGGGAGTCGAATAATCGTAACTACACGCAAAATTGATGTTGCTAAGGCATGTTGCTTCTCCTCTGGTGATCATATTTATGAAATGCAACCCCTTAGTGTTGCTGACTCAGAAAGATTATTTTTTAAGAGAATTTTTGGTTCCGAAGAAAGATGTCCTTCCCACCTAAAAGAAGCCTCCATCAAAATTCTAAGGAAGTGTGGTGGCCTACCATTGGCTATCATTACTATATCAAGCTTGTTAGCTAGTAAAGATCTGACATTGGATCAGTGGAACAGAGTGGCAAATTCTATTGGGTCTACACTTGAGAATAATCCAGACATAGAGGTCATGAGAAAAATTCTATCTATCAGTTATTTTGATCTACCACATTATCTAAAAACTTGTCTTCTTTATATAAGTATATTCCCAGAAGATCACACTATAAATAAAAAGAGTTTGATAATTAGATGGATTACTGAAGGATTTGTACAAGAAGGATATGGGCAAAATGCACATGATATAGGCGAAACTTACTTTAATGAGCTCATCAACAGAAGACTAATCCAGCCATGGTACATTGATCATGACAGTGGGAATGTGGTGACTTGTCGAGTTCATGACATGATCCTTGATTTAATCATAACAAGGTCTGTAGAGGAGAACTTTGTTACTTTGTTAAACTCTCAAGAACTTACATCAAGCTCACAAAATAAGATCCGAAGATTATCTATCCAATGTGGTGATGGAGAACCACCAGCTTTGGTACTGGAAGGGTCACTAGTGTTATCTCATGTCAGATCAGTGACTGTCTTTGGGCATGTGAAGCAACTGCCATCTCTTTCAGACATGAAGGCTCTTCGCATGCTGGACCTAGAAGGTTGTAAAGAATTAGAAAATCATAACCTGGAAAACATAGAGAGGCTAATCCAACTGAAATACTTGAACCTTAGAGAAACAGAAATTACGGAGCTCCCAAAACAAGTTGTAAAACTCCAGTGTTTGGATACATTGGATATAAGAAACACTGGGGTGAGTGAGTTACCTTCGGCTATTATTCAACTCCGGCAATTGGCTCGGCTCTTCATTGATCTTGACACCAGATTGCCAAATGGAATCGGAAAAATGCAAAATTTGGAAGAGTTGACACATGTCAATGCATGTATGTACCATATGAATTTCTTGAAAGAGCTGGCTTTGCTAAGTAAACTTAGAGAGTTGGAGATAAGTTGGGATCGTGAAGGATGGGATCGTGATGGAACACAAGTTGATAAAGTTTCTTATGAGGGTATTTTGATACGTTCATTTCACATACTGGCCAGACACAACCTTCATTCTCTTACTCTTCACATCATGGACGAACAGGGCTTCCATCTCCATACCTGGCATCCTGCTCCTTGTGCATTTCGAAGACTCCACTTCAACATGAAGCTTGGAAAAATTTCTGTAGTTCCACCCTGGATGGGATCACTTGTTAATCTCAAAGAACTAAGCTTCCGCATAAATAGAATGACTCAAGATAGCCTTGATATCCTTGGAGATATCCCGGCTCTCCGCTCTCTTGCCTTGCACTTGGAAAAGCGCCCCAAAACTAAGTGGTGGGAAGATCGTAGCCCCGAGGATTGGCTTAGGACCCAAAAGGGATTTGAAAGTTTGAATGCCTTCCGCTTCATATGTGATTATTGGATGGGACTCATTTTTGAAGCTGGATCTATGCCAAAGCTTGAAATACTTGATATTGAGGTTCCATCTGCTGACTATTTTGTAACTGAGAAACTTGGTTTTGATTTTGGTGTTAATAACCTCTACTGCCTCAACAAAGTTGCTTTTAGATTTAGTCATCGGGGATGCAGTGAAGAACATGAAGTTGCCATCAGGAAAGCAATCAGCAGACATCGCAACAGGCCTGCACTGGAAATAATAAGAAAAAGATTTTTTACGGGATACGATTGA
- the LOC8086400 gene encoding putative disease resistance protein At1g50180 isoform X2 → MEKIMVSAACGVMNSLLRKLATLLEKEYMLLKDVKHNIIFLRDELTSMNLLLLKLSDIEDLDMQVKEWRNKVRELAYDIEDCIDNFMGNDRPNASLVRKTVGKIKKLWLRHDVGKQIQELRTRVVEESARRYRYKLDDSTSRPPVVEIDHRLKALYVETSKLEGIESPVEQIIQWLTRNGKQDQELNIMAIVGFGGLGKTTLAMQVYSKLKDKFDCTAFVSVSRGPSIKKILIDLLKDVGAAIDTTDDEMRLINKLREYLMKRRWWEDPSPSPEDWPTRWQEDPSLEDLLIGSVKGLKV, encoded by the exons ATGGAGAAAATCATGGTGAGTGCTGCTTGTGGGGTGATGAATTCCCTGCTGCGAAAGCTTGCCACTCTACTAGAGAAGGAATACATGCTACTCAAAGATGTGAAGCACAACATTATCTTCTTAAGAGATGAGCTTACTAGCATGAACTTGCTCCTCTTGAAGCTGTCAGACATAGAAGATCTCGACATGCAAGTGAAGGAATGGAGGAATAAGGTACGAGAGCTAGCCTATGACATTGAGGATTGCATTGACAATTTTATGGGTAATGATAGGCCCAACGCAAGCCTTGTTCGGAAGACAGTAGGCAAGATAAAGAAGTTATGGCTGCGACATGATGTTGGCAAACAGATCCAGGAACTCAGAACCCGTGTTGTTGAGGAGAGCGCTCGCCGTTATAGATACAAGCTGGACGATTCAACCTCTAGGCCTCCAGTGGTGGAAATTGATCATCGCCTCAAGGCACTCTACGTTGAGACAAGCAAGCTTGAGGGCATTGAGAGCCCAGTGGAACAAATCATACAGTGGCTTACAAGGAATGGGAAACAAGATCAAGAACTAAACATAATGGCCATAGTGGGCTTCGGAGGTTTGGGCAAAACTACTCTTGCAATGCAAGTATACAGTAAACTCAAGGACAAATTTGACTGCACCGCTTTTGTGTCTGTGTCAAGAGGTCCCAGCATTAAGAAAATTTTGATAGACTTACTTAAAGATGTGGGAGCCGCCATTGACACTACAGATGATGAGATGCGACTTATCAACAAACTCAGAGAATATCTCATGAAAAGGAG GTGGTGGGAAGATCCTAGTCCTAGCCCCGAGGATTGGCCTACACGGTGGCAGGAAGACCCTAGCCTCGAGGATTTGCTTATAGGATCAGTAAAAGGTTTGAAAGTTTGA
- the LOC8086400 gene encoding putative disease resistance protein At1g50180 isoform X3, with product MEKIMVSAACGVMNSLLRKLATLLEKEYMLLKDVKHNIIFLRDELTSMNLLLLKLSDIEDLDMQVKEWRNKVRELAYDIEDCIDNFMGNDRPNASLVRKTVGKIKKLWLRHDVGKQIQELRTRVVEESARRYRYKLDDSTSRPPVVEIDHRLKALYVETSKLEGIESPVEQIIQWLTRNGKQDQELNIMAIVGFGGLGKTTLAMQVYSKLKDKFDCTAFVSVSRGPSIKKILIDLLKDVGAAIDTTDDEMRLINKLREYLMKRRT from the exons ATGGAGAAAATCATGGTGAGTGCTGCTTGTGGGGTGATGAATTCCCTGCTGCGAAAGCTTGCCACTCTACTAGAGAAGGAATACATGCTACTCAAAGATGTGAAGCACAACATTATCTTCTTAAGAGATGAGCTTACTAGCATGAACTTGCTCCTCTTGAAGCTGTCAGACATAGAAGATCTCGACATGCAAGTGAAGGAATGGAGGAATAAGGTACGAGAGCTAGCCTATGACATTGAGGATTGCATTGACAATTTTATGGGTAATGATAGGCCCAACGCAAGCCTTGTTCGGAAGACAGTAGGCAAGATAAAGAAGTTATGGCTGCGACATGATGTTGGCAAACAGATCCAGGAACTCAGAACCCGTGTTGTTGAGGAGAGCGCTCGCCGTTATAGATACAAGCTGGACGATTCAACCTCTAGGCCTCCAGTGGTGGAAATTGATCATCGCCTCAAGGCACTCTACGTTGAGACAAGCAAGCTTGAGGGCATTGAGAGCCCAGTGGAACAAATCATACAGTGGCTTACAAGGAATGGGAAACAAGATCAAGAACTAAACATAATGGCCATAGTGGGCTTCGGAGGTTTGGGCAAAACTACTCTTGCAATGCAAGTATACAGTAAACTCAAGGACAAATTTGACTGCACCGCTTTTGTGTCTGTGTCAAGAGGTCCCAGCATTAAGAAAATTTTGATAGACTTACTTAAAGATGTGGGAGCCGCCATTGACACTACAGATGATGAGATGCGACTTATCAACAAACTCAGAGAATATCTCATGAAAAGGAG GACGTGA